The Thalassotalea sp. 273M-4 genome includes a region encoding these proteins:
- a CDS encoding TIGR03013 family XrtA/PEP-CTERM system glycosyltransferase encodes MKSHFYNRYHSSVKLLVLLDIIIIFVITLVFHWQIILENSANYKNYGQIATFIMCFQLILLSLGLYQVKLRESYSGMFRRIFLATLCTFVVFSLVNFLIFETIFNNRSIVLTLLFSGILCFGYRGIFVKYDVFNIYKRTVVILGTGQRAEIIEKRMRRKVDQHGFTILGFIAMKGDKEGCISTDKIISYPDDFIEFIQQNNVNEIVVANDERRDNLPIEDLFYCRLKGVQISEILDFIENETGQLAVNLMYPSWIIYSNGFTYNNDFKNALDWLFNAVLATIIFILTWPLMLLTIIAIKIEDGITQPCFYVQNRVGQNGRVFQIIKFRSMIQGAEKNGAQWAKTGDSRVTKVGGFIRKYRIDELPQLFNVLSGDMGFVGPRPERPEFVNQFNAKIPYYNERHKVKSGLTGWAQLKYPYGASMEDAQEKLKYDLYYIKHRSFILDILILLQTAEIVLFGKGR; translated from the coding sequence GTGAAGTCTCATTTTTATAATCGTTACCATTCCTCCGTCAAATTATTGGTCTTGCTAGATATCATTATCATTTTTGTCATTACCCTCGTCTTTCACTGGCAAATTATTCTTGAAAATAGCGCTAATTATAAAAACTATGGTCAGATAGCTACTTTTATAATGTGTTTTCAATTAATTCTGTTAAGTCTGGGCTTATATCAAGTAAAACTTAGGGAAAGTTACAGTGGTATGTTCCGTCGTATTTTTTTAGCAACCTTGTGTACTTTTGTTGTTTTTTCATTGGTTAATTTTCTTATTTTTGAAACTATTTTTAACAACCGTTCGATAGTTCTGACTTTATTGTTTAGTGGCATCTTATGTTTTGGTTATAGGGGAATCTTTGTTAAGTATGATGTGTTTAATATATATAAAAGAACCGTTGTTATTTTAGGAACTGGGCAAAGAGCCGAAATTATTGAAAAAAGAATGCGCCGTAAAGTTGATCAGCATGGTTTTACTATTCTGGGTTTTATAGCAATGAAAGGAGATAAAGAAGGTTGTATTTCTACTGATAAAATAATCTCTTACCCTGATGATTTTATTGAATTTATTCAACAAAACAATGTGAATGAAATCGTTGTTGCTAATGATGAGCGAAGAGATAATCTGCCTATTGAAGACCTATTTTATTGTCGCTTAAAAGGTGTTCAAATATCTGAAATATTGGACTTTATTGAAAATGAAACTGGTCAACTTGCCGTCAACTTAATGTATCCATCATGGATTATTTACTCGAATGGTTTTACTTATAACAACGACTTTAAAAATGCGCTAGATTGGTTATTTAATGCAGTTTTAGCAACTATTATTTTCATTCTCACATGGCCTCTTATGTTATTAACCATCATTGCGATTAAAATAGAGGATGGAATCACTCAACCATGCTTTTATGTGCAAAACAGAGTTGGTCAAAATGGGCGAGTCTTTCAGATCATTAAATTTCGCAGTATGATTCAAGGTGCCGAAAAAAATGGTGCCCAATGGGCAAAAACAGGTGATAGTCGAGTGACTAAAGTTGGAGGTTTTATCCGAAAATATCGCATAGACGAGCTACCTCAACTTTTCAATGTGCTTTCTGGTGATATGGGATTTGTAGGACCAAGACCTGAAAGACCAGAATTTGTGAATCAGTTCAACGCAAAGATTCCTTATTATAATGAAAGACATAAAGTTAAATCAGGGCTTACCGGTTGGGCTCAGCTAAAATATCCATATGGCGCCAGTATGGAAGATGCTCAAGAAAAGCTGAAATATGACCTTTACTATATTAAGCACCGAAGCTTTATTTTGGATATATTAATATTACTGCAAACAGCAGAAATTGTTTTGTTTGGTAAAGGGCGTTAG
- a CDS encoding sulfotransferase family protein has translation MTIKSKIKKLTTLALNPKIFANKPQCLFILSHMRSRSSLLSHVLGSNEGICGYSESHNSYQSYYDLIKFKTALVQELESDFNEQYFLDKILHNRLVMTKNMLDFIEPKVIFLLREPESTIKSIINMGRKTNVDWYQDPKMATEYYCSRLMQLKEYGQWLNGGYYVLDSEQLVDNTDDILPKISQWLELKKPLVKQYKKFDKTGKIGYGDPSAEILRGEIKKTQGYPEISLPESQRQKGQQVFEQVYHYLTKNQQVLSPNQEMDLV, from the coding sequence GTGACAATAAAAAGTAAAATCAAAAAACTAACAACTTTGGCGTTAAATCCGAAAATTTTTGCCAATAAACCCCAATGCTTATTTATTTTGAGCCATATGCGAAGTCGCTCTTCGTTGCTTTCACATGTGCTAGGCAGCAATGAAGGTATTTGCGGCTATAGCGAATCACACAATAGTTATCAGTCTTATTATGACCTAATTAAATTTAAAACCGCTTTAGTTCAAGAGCTTGAAAGTGATTTTAATGAGCAATATTTTCTCGATAAAATTTTGCACAATAGATTGGTCATGACTAAAAACATGCTTGATTTTATTGAACCTAAAGTAATATTTTTACTGAGAGAGCCAGAAAGTACGATCAAAAGTATTATCAATATGGGGCGAAAAACCAATGTTGATTGGTATCAGGATCCTAAGATGGCGACAGAATATTACTGTTCTCGTTTAATGCAACTCAAGGAGTATGGGCAGTGGTTGAATGGGGGTTATTATGTCTTAGACTCCGAACAGCTTGTCGATAACACGGACGATATTCTTCCCAAGATAAGCCAGTGGTTAGAATTGAAAAAACCTTTAGTAAAACAATATAAGAAATTTGATAAGACGGGCAAAATCGGCTACGGCGATCCGTCGGCAGAAATTTTGCGGGGCGAGATCAAGAAAACCCAAGGTTATCCTGAGATCAGCTTGCCTGAATCACAACGACAAAAAGGGCAGCAGGTATTTGAACAGGTCTATCATTATCTGACTAAAAACCAACAGGTATTGTCGCCAAACCAAGAAATGGATTTGGTTTAA
- a CDS encoding XrtA/PEP-CTERM system exopolysaccharide export protein: protein MLNSNAFRYLKVRLQCFAICFITILSLAACNSNNPSLPKATLHQAKTTNADNYDYLIGPGDRLYIFVWRNPEVSGSFIVRPDGKITTSLVEDIEAAGKSPTQLARSIEKQLSVYLREPIVTVSMSGFVGPYSEQVRVIGEATNPSAVNYKQYMTLLDVMIAVGGLTEYADGNDAVLVRIEDGIQKEYTLRIEDLVRSGEISANVDILPGDIIVIPEAWF, encoded by the coding sequence ATGTTAAATTCCAATGCATTCAGATACCTAAAGGTTAGATTGCAATGCTTTGCCATATGTTTTATTACCATTTTATCGTTAGCAGCCTGCAACTCCAATAACCCTTCGCTACCGAAAGCAACATTGCATCAAGCTAAAACAACAAACGCCGACAACTATGACTATTTAATTGGCCCTGGGGATAGGCTTTATATTTTTGTTTGGCGAAATCCTGAGGTCTCTGGTTCTTTTATTGTTAGACCTGACGGTAAAATAACCACATCGTTAGTTGAGGACATTGAAGCTGCGGGTAAATCACCGACTCAATTAGCTAGGTCGATAGAAAAACAACTCAGCGTTTATTTACGAGAGCCAATTGTAACGGTGTCAATGTCTGGTTTTGTCGGCCCTTATAGTGAACAAGTCAGAGTTATTGGTGAAGCAACTAATCCGAGCGCTGTAAATTACAAACAATATATGACCTTACTTGATGTGATGATTGCTGTAGGCGGTTTGACCGAATATGCTGATGGAAATGATGCAGTCCTAGTCAGAATTGAAGATGGAATTCAAAAAGAGTATACCCTTCGCATTGAAGATTTGGTGAGAAGTGGCGAGATCTCTGCAAATGTAGACATTCTCCCTGGTGACATAATTGTTATTCCAGAAGCTTGGTTTTAA
- a CDS encoding endonuclease/exonuclease/phosphatase family protein, translated as MSTSSVCKKLSQFFLGTFFLLFVATLTCWVLPWSKYWSLIEDLLLYMPRWLIWLPLVLSGVFYPSFFFQQRHKIVFVSLLILISYLDFQLPAYDLSTPERKPEALSLMSVNMGGGNYNPEIISEIAKNRPSIIAFQETPGQVARQLIPKNWYLHCRGQMCLGSMYNFTFVDGIARKSLGGWGNLGLLYQLKWQQRTLYIMNVHLETPRKGFEQFQWSKLNFRSLLESSENRFLEAKIVSNWAQLIAPLIIVGDFNMTVESSIYRNAFGRFNNAFSQLGFGFGRTKFTRFHGLRIDHILYDHSFQAVVANVGDNFGSDHKAVYAELIYNN; from the coding sequence ATGAGTACTAGCTCTGTTTGCAAAAAGCTTTCTCAGTTTTTCTTGGGAACTTTCTTTTTACTCTTTGTTGCTACGCTAACCTGTTGGGTTTTGCCTTGGTCTAAATATTGGTCGTTGATTGAAGATTTACTTTTGTATATGCCAAGGTGGCTTATTTGGTTACCCTTGGTGTTGTCAGGTGTTTTTTATCCAAGTTTCTTTTTTCAGCAAAGGCACAAGATTGTTTTTGTTAGTCTATTAATATTAATTAGTTATTTGGATTTTCAACTTCCTGCATATGATTTATCAACTCCAGAGCGAAAGCCAGAAGCCTTGAGTTTGATGAGCGTTAATATGGGCGGTGGTAATTATAATCCGGAGATCATCTCTGAAATCGCCAAGAACAGACCATCAATCATCGCTTTTCAGGAAACACCGGGCCAAGTTGCTCGTCAACTTATCCCAAAAAATTGGTATTTACATTGCCGAGGTCAAATGTGCTTAGGCAGTATGTATAATTTTACTTTTGTTGATGGCATAGCGAGAAAATCATTGGGTGGTTGGGGAAATTTAGGGTTGTTATATCAACTAAAATGGCAACAAAGAACGCTTTATATAATGAATGTGCATTTAGAAACACCAAGAAAAGGTTTTGAGCAGTTCCAATGGTCAAAACTAAACTTCAGGTCTTTATTGGAAAGCAGTGAAAACCGATTTTTAGAAGCCAAGATTGTGTCAAATTGGGCTCAGTTGATAGCCCCTTTAATTATTGTTGGTGATTTTAATATGACTGTAGAAAGTTCCATATACAGAAACGCATTTGGTCGATTTAATAATGCTTTTAGTCAACTTGGTTTTGGTTTTGGTAGAACTAAATTTACTCGATTTCACGGGCTCAGAATAGACCATATTTTGTATGATCATTCTTTTCAAGCCGTCGTTGCTAATGTCGGTGATAACTTTGGTAGTGATCATAAAGCAGTGTATGCTGAACTGATATATAATAATTAA
- a CDS encoding glycosyltransferase, translating into MQKQQTKADILLDILVVDNACDPDCEADIAAMNKTATLPIYYVTEKQTGIVAARNKCVQHFLTTSAQYLLFIDDDEWPKDNDWALKLLDTAKNYQADVVTSHVISVAGKNTPQWATELIYGENHFKSGQKLPTFYTNNVLIKRPVLERFYPPFDFRFAKTGASDFHFALKCAKQGIYAIYADAPVLEEFPNSRATLSWFLKRGLRSGIGYTRSHLFEDSLLRVLIRAVVFSILRSIRGLGDVLLGTLSLKKSRLYRGLFRISSALGTLLGLFGFKHNEYVKVHGQ; encoded by the coding sequence TTGCAAAAACAACAAACAAAAGCCGATATCTTGCTAGATATTTTGGTAGTAGATAACGCCTGTGATCCAGATTGTGAAGCGGATATCGCCGCCATGAATAAAACAGCAACCCTACCTATTTATTATGTTACTGAAAAGCAAACCGGCATTGTTGCAGCGCGCAATAAATGTGTGCAGCATTTTTTAACAACATCTGCGCAGTATCTACTTTTTATTGATGATGATGAATGGCCAAAAGATAACGACTGGGCCCTTAAGTTATTGGATACAGCAAAAAATTATCAAGCCGACGTTGTTACCAGTCATGTGATATCTGTGGCTGGCAAAAACACTCCCCAGTGGGCAACCGAACTAATATATGGCGAGAATCATTTTAAATCAGGTCAAAAGCTACCGACATTTTATACCAATAATGTGTTAATCAAACGACCAGTACTTGAACGTTTTTACCCTCCTTTTGATTTTCGTTTTGCTAAAACAGGGGCTAGCGATTTTCATTTCGCCCTGAAATGCGCCAAACAAGGGATTTATGCCATTTATGCTGATGCTCCTGTACTGGAAGAGTTTCCAAATTCAAGAGCCACACTGAGTTGGTTTTTAAAGCGGGGCTTACGTTCAGGTATCGGTTATACCCGCAGTCATTTGTTTGAAGATAGCCTGTTAAGGGTACTCATTAGAGCGGTTGTATTTAGCATACTTAGAAGCATTCGTGGTCTTGGGGATGTTCTTTTGGGCACTTTATCACTAAAAAAATCAAGGCTTTATCGAGGGCTTTTTCGCATCAGTTCTGCTCTTGGTACTCTTTTAGGCTTATTTGGTTTTAAACACAATGAATACGTAAAAGTACATGGCCAATAA
- a CDS encoding XrtA system polysaccharide chain length determinant: MQEQIILIKEMMLGIWSKKHYIIIVTWLICPLAWFSITLMPDQYESEARVYVDTQSLLRPLMKGLMVETDPNIQIQLMVKTLLSRPNLERIARMNDLDLNVDTSEQFERVIDSLENKIEVSRTGRENIFTISSSQANPELAQNIVQSALTVFIENTLGESRQDSDTAQKFLDQQINEYELRLIAAETRLKNFKQKYHSSLPENARDYTGALAINKGKLKEAELKLLEAQTRLDSARAQLNGQKNLQGDGTGSGIQMVTQFDERIKQLQADLDTLSLRFTDQHPDVKELKRRLEQLNIAKSEEIEQFKAASQDNPDALQVLNENPVYQEMKIQVNELENDVASLTVRVEDYKNRIAILEQQILTIPEVDAEFMSLNRDYSIVKKRYEELLNRQESAQLAQQAERSTEKIQFRVIDPPKFPIEPTGPKRTLFAILAFVASIVLGLGLSFLLNSINPKVISASQLTRETNLPIFGIVSANSNLGIIPSLKRKKRLFLASNLMLTLMLFGLISYYHFSDQLLPYITRFF; encoded by the coding sequence ATGCAAGAACAAATCATACTAATCAAAGAAATGATGCTAGGAATATGGTCTAAAAAACACTATATCATCATAGTAACTTGGCTTATCTGCCCGTTAGCATGGTTCAGTATCACTTTAATGCCAGATCAATACGAGTCCGAAGCTCGTGTTTATGTTGATACACAGTCATTACTAAGACCTTTGATGAAAGGCCTGATGGTTGAAACTGATCCCAATATTCAAATCCAATTGATGGTAAAAACTTTACTTTCAAGGCCAAATCTCGAACGCATCGCTAGAATGAACGACCTCGATTTAAATGTCGATACTTCAGAGCAATTTGAACGAGTAATTGACAGTCTTGAAAACAAAATAGAGGTATCTCGCACTGGCAGAGAGAATATATTTACCATATCAAGTTCACAAGCCAATCCCGAACTTGCTCAAAATATTGTTCAATCCGCCCTAACGGTCTTTATTGAAAACACTCTTGGCGAAAGCAGGCAAGATTCGGACACAGCTCAAAAGTTTCTTGATCAACAAATAAACGAATACGAACTTAGGTTGATTGCGGCTGAAACTCGCTTGAAAAACTTCAAACAAAAATACCATTCTTCATTACCCGAAAATGCTCGTGATTACACTGGTGCTCTTGCCATCAATAAAGGCAAGCTTAAAGAAGCCGAATTAAAACTACTAGAAGCTCAGACCAGACTCGATTCCGCAAGAGCTCAGCTAAATGGTCAAAAAAATCTACAAGGTGATGGAACTGGATCTGGGATTCAAATGGTAACCCAGTTCGATGAAAGAATTAAACAACTTCAAGCAGATCTCGATACCCTATCTTTGCGCTTTACCGACCAACATCCAGACGTAAAAGAATTAAAACGTCGATTAGAGCAATTAAATATTGCCAAGAGTGAAGAAATTGAGCAATTTAAAGCCGCTTCACAAGACAACCCTGATGCCCTTCAAGTACTCAATGAAAACCCTGTTTATCAAGAAATGAAGATTCAAGTTAACGAACTGGAAAACGATGTAGCTTCATTGACCGTAAGAGTTGAAGATTATAAGAACCGAATTGCAATTTTGGAACAGCAAATACTAACCATCCCTGAAGTGGATGCCGAGTTTATGTCTTTAAATCGAGATTACAGCATAGTCAAAAAGCGTTATGAAGAGCTATTAAACAGGCAAGAAAGCGCACAACTGGCGCAACAAGCAGAACGAAGTACTGAAAAGATCCAATTTCGAGTCATTGACCCGCCTAAGTTTCCTATTGAACCTACAGGTCCTAAAAGAACCTTATTTGCTATTTTAGCTTTTGTCGCCAGCATTGTATTAGGGCTTGGGCTTTCATTCTTACTAAATTCCATCAATCCAAAAGTTATCTCTGCATCACAGCTAACGAGAGAAACCAATTTACCTATATTTGGAATCGTATCCGCAAACTCAAATTTAGGGATAATCCCATCATTAAAACGAAAAAAACGATTATTTTTGGCATCAAATTTAATGTTAACTTTAATGCTGTTCGGTCTAATTAGCTACTACCACTTTTCCGACCAATTGTTGCCATACATTACGAGGTTTTTTTAA
- a CDS encoding glycosyltransferase family 2 protein, with product MSGLVSIIIPIYKGKRFITKTVNSILEQDYKNFELLLINDGCPDDSGTIIEQISAMDKRIKCFHKSNGGVADARLFGIKRAKGDIIAFCDQDDLWTKDKLSRQMPLFEDPNVGLVHCGAIKDDINLGVAFRPKLHPELQGQIFDQLVQKNRIVSCTVVTRKSLLQQCNAFDRDKSIMGVDDWLAWLKISLACKVGYVQDYLAVRTIHGDNYSLIEEKMHQAEITCIDKIQTLSANYHHKVNYPKLKNQIHKRYASSYINNGNFRLGAMSFWQAHECYSDTYALFKAIIYRTTPVPLLTQLQSIYRRVC from the coding sequence ATGAGTGGGCTAGTATCCATTATTATACCTATTTATAAAGGGAAGCGTTTTATTACAAAAACTGTAAATAGCATCCTAGAGCAAGACTATAAAAACTTTGAATTGCTATTGATTAATGATGGTTGTCCTGATGATAGCGGAACTATTATTGAACAGATATCGGCAATGGATAAAAGAATTAAGTGTTTCCATAAATCAAATGGGGGAGTTGCTGACGCACGTTTGTTCGGAATTAAGCGAGCTAAAGGCGATATTATTGCCTTTTGTGATCAAGATGATTTATGGACGAAGGATAAGTTAAGTCGGCAAATGCCTTTATTTGAAGACCCAAATGTGGGGTTGGTTCATTGTGGTGCAATTAAGGATGATATTAATTTAGGGGTTGCATTTAGGCCTAAGTTACACCCTGAATTACAAGGGCAGATTTTTGACCAATTGGTTCAAAAAAATCGTATCGTCAGTTGCACTGTTGTAACTCGTAAATCATTGTTACAACAATGTAATGCTTTTGACAGAGATAAATCGATTATGGGGGTTGATGATTGGCTTGCTTGGTTAAAAATTTCTTTAGCTTGTAAGGTCGGTTATGTTCAAGACTATTTAGCTGTAAGAACTATACACGGTGATAATTACTCATTAATTGAAGAAAAAATGCATCAGGCCGAAATTACCTGTATTGATAAAATACAGACATTATCTGCTAATTACCATCACAAAGTTAATTACCCCAAGTTAAAAAATCAAATTCATAAACGTTATGCCAGTTCATATATAAATAATGGTAACTTTAGGCTTGGAGCTATGTCATTTTGGCAGGCTCATGAATGTTATTCTGATACATATGCACTATTTAAGGCAATAATTTACAGAACAACACCTGTGCCCCTACTTACACAACTTCAATCGATATATCGCAGAGTTTGTTAA
- a CDS encoding XrtA-associated tyrosine autokinase: MSTIEEAIKRKKLQQLAQTADTEIAPATENGVAIEQSQDKELISKTNIPSDKSESEKVAESKEVSSLSKPKETIELNAHLLGSKNYLVFNPDHESDNLASTKEQLLLKEEFRQIKRKLLNNAFGVISKTIKNSNLVMVTSSQANEGKTFISINLALSIALEQDKTVMLVDADVLKPSIPSELGFTQKRGLLDYLNGKIKNLADVIHPTSFPNLKILPAGTPHHLSNELLASEKMASLCQELQQRYPDRIVLFDCPPLLGINETSVLAQLMGQALLVVEENHSSLEEIKKANELLPDTMAKGAVLNKAIYAPNAAYGYYGYGYGYGYGSKKA, translated from the coding sequence ATGTCGACGATAGAAGAAGCCATTAAAAGAAAGAAACTCCAGCAACTGGCTCAAACTGCAGACACTGAAATAGCGCCAGCTACCGAAAACGGCGTTGCTATTGAACAATCACAAGATAAAGAACTAATATCTAAAACCAACATCCCATCGGATAAGAGCGAATCCGAAAAAGTCGCTGAATCAAAAGAGGTTAGTTCGCTCTCAAAACCAAAAGAGACAATAGAACTAAATGCTCATTTATTAGGATCAAAAAATTATTTAGTGTTCAACCCTGACCACGAATCCGACAACTTAGCATCAACAAAAGAACAACTGTTATTAAAAGAAGAATTTAGGCAAATAAAAAGAAAGTTGTTGAACAATGCTTTTGGGGTAATTTCTAAAACCATAAAGAACTCAAACTTGGTCATGGTTACAAGTTCTCAAGCTAATGAAGGCAAAACCTTTATCTCCATTAACCTCGCATTAAGTATTGCGTTAGAGCAAGATAAAACGGTGATGTTAGTAGATGCCGATGTTCTAAAGCCCAGTATTCCTAGTGAGTTAGGCTTCACTCAAAAGCGAGGTTTACTCGATTATCTTAATGGAAAAATAAAAAATTTAGCTGATGTTATCCATCCAACCAGTTTTCCAAACTTAAAAATTTTACCGGCAGGGACCCCGCACCACCTGTCCAATGAACTTCTTGCTAGTGAGAAAATGGCTTCGTTATGTCAAGAATTGCAGCAACGCTACCCTGACCGAATTGTGTTATTTGATTGTCCTCCACTTTTGGGTATAAACGAAACCTCAGTTTTAGCCCAACTGATGGGGCAAGCACTATTGGTAGTTGAAGAAAATCATTCTAGTTTGGAGGAAATAAAAAAAGCCAATGAACTATTACCAGATACAATGGCGAAAGGCGCGGTGTTAAATAAAGCAATTTATGCCCCAAATGCTGCATATGGTTATTATGGATATGGATATGGATATGGCTATGGCTCGAAAAAAGCTTAA
- a CDS encoding lipopolysaccharide biosynthesis protein: MKKQVVSSSFYKTIEVACLFASSMFLTPYLVTHLGMEDYGLWVLALSVISWLFILEFGFPEALQREVAIAMVKEDSTELQSLFSTSLLLFLALSVLAIFVVVLLVVTDVLALSEYSNAKIIKTCLLLLSLKLLYDFLFNSYHAFLMSILRLDIDHKLSTLNILLKTIAMFILIPKLGLWGALIASLGADFISNTIKILWIKNAFPALSFNILLANRQKLNHLFHFAKHVWLDIVARTLNLKSMPIVITKLLDVSLVGVYSVLNNLAVYVSSFIYALNDSLIPVFNKKFAQQEDLQSLFDLNVRVNIFCATLFYLPLVLLGESFVLLWLGSAFSEHIYILYFSAFVLLLKSISIPINQVLLAQAKHQLIARTNLFSAIVSIISAIFLGSHFGLKGIVFAASVSFLLFEFGVSLLLIKKFTGFAIASLCKTLAMAFFLILFFFLFFQYIQLNALIKTWGNLFFVSIGVFLANILPCYFLLLNQSLKQMLNKQIHRCLRAIY, from the coding sequence ATGAAAAAACAAGTCGTCTCAAGCTCGTTTTACAAGACCATAGAAGTCGCATGTTTATTTGCTTCGTCGATGTTTCTTACGCCCTATTTAGTGACTCACCTAGGTATGGAAGATTATGGCCTTTGGGTATTGGCATTATCGGTGATTTCTTGGTTATTCATTCTAGAATTCGGCTTTCCTGAAGCGTTACAAAGAGAAGTCGCCATCGCTATGGTGAAAGAAGATAGCACCGAGCTTCAAAGTTTATTTTCAACCAGCTTATTGTTGTTTTTAGCTCTAAGCGTATTGGCAATTTTTGTTGTGGTTTTATTGGTTGTGACCGATGTTTTGGCTTTATCTGAATACAGTAATGCAAAGATCATAAAGACATGTTTACTACTCTTATCTCTTAAATTGCTCTATGACTTTCTTTTCAATTCCTATCATGCCTTTTTGATGTCTATTTTACGATTGGATATAGATCATAAATTATCTACCCTTAATATTCTTTTGAAAACAATCGCAATGTTCATTTTAATCCCTAAATTGGGATTGTGGGGGGCTTTAATCGCTTCTTTGGGAGCTGATTTTATTAGCAATACCATTAAAATTTTATGGATTAAAAACGCTTTTCCAGCACTTTCTTTTAATATTCTGTTGGCTAATCGACAGAAACTGAACCATCTGTTTCATTTTGCTAAACATGTTTGGCTCGATATTGTTGCCCGAACATTAAACCTTAAAAGTATGCCAATAGTCATAACTAAGCTATTGGATGTGTCATTGGTGGGAGTGTACAGCGTACTAAATAATTTGGCCGTTTACGTTTCTAGTTTTATCTATGCTTTGAATGATTCTCTGATCCCCGTCTTTAATAAAAAATTCGCGCAACAGGAAGACTTGCAGTCATTGTTTGATTTAAATGTCAGAGTCAATATATTTTGCGCAACCTTGTTTTATTTACCTTTGGTGTTATTAGGGGAAAGTTTTGTTTTATTGTGGCTTGGTAGTGCATTTTCTGAGCATATTTATATTCTGTACTTTTCTGCATTTGTCTTGTTACTTAAATCCATTAGTATTCCAATAAATCAGGTGTTACTCGCACAAGCCAAGCATCAGTTGATTGCTCGCACCAATTTATTTTCAGCTATTGTCTCTATTATCTCAGCGATATTTTTAGGAAGCCACTTCGGCCTAAAAGGTATTGTTTTTGCTGCTAGTGTAAGCTTTTTATTGTTTGAATTTGGCGTTAGCCTTTTGTTAATTAAAAAGTTCACGGGGTTTGCTATTGCAAGTTTATGCAAGACATTAGCTATGGCATTTTTTTTGATCCTATTTTTCTTTCTGTTTTTTCAATACATACAACTCAATGCCCTAATTAAAACTTGGGGAAATTTGTTTTTCGTTAGCATAGGAGTATTTTTAGCCAACATATTGCCATGTTACTTTTTACTATTAAATCAATCTTTAAAACAAATGCTTAATAAGCAAATACATCGTTGTCTTAGAGCAATTTATTGA